The Malus domestica chromosome 08, GDT2T_hap1 genomic interval ATGGGTTTGTATTGGAATTGAATTTTCTGCTTGCAATTGTTGGTTTTGTGAATGGGTTTGTTCTAAATAAGTTAATTCATGATGggttttggtgtattttttATGGGGTTTTTTCCCCATATATATGTGCTTAAATTAGGAGATTGTTTGGGTTTAGAATTGCGTCATAGAAAGTTTCTCACTTCCCCCacctctttctttgtttttaatcgTCTCGGTTCTATGATTCAAATGCTTTTGATTGCCGTTGTTTGATTGTGTTTATTAGGATAATGTTCGGTTTGATTGTGTTCATGATTCAAGGTTGTTTGCATACTTTATATAAGTATGTGTTTGGCGtccccttttttgtttttgaaatgttGTCTGACTAAAGTTCCACAATTGTTCTTCTCAGGGTACACCAAGGAAAGAAGCAGCATTGTGGTCATCGGACTTAGTATTCACACAACACCGGTTGAAATGCGTGAAAAACTAGCCATTCCAGAAGCAGAATGGCCTCGAGCCATAGGGGAGCTGTGTGGCTTAAATCACATAGAAGAAGCTGCTGTTCTTAGCACCTGCAACCGAATGGAGATATATGTTGTAGCTCTATCTCAGCATCGTGGTGTCAAAGAAGTTACCGAGTGGATGTCAAAGGTACTTTTCCTTTCTTTATGTGTTGTTTTTGGCATATGTTTTGTGACATGGATTAATCAATCATCTTATTTGACAGTGGAGAAaatggtttatttatttatttatttttaatttctttctttgAACGAAAAATTACGCTCAATTCCTTTGTGGGTTATAGTTTGAGCCTATACGGTGTTTCCTTTCTCCTGCTTATTAGTAGAGTATCCTGAATTTACCATGTTCATTTCTTGCTCTAAAACATTACCTGacactattttcttttgtttgcagACAAGTGGAGTACCTGTTTCCGAGCTATGCCAGCACAGGTTTTTACTCTATAATAATGACGCCACTCAGCATCTCTTCGAAGTATCAGCAGGTCTCGACTCTCTTGTCCTTGGAGAAGGTCAAATTCTTGCCCAGGTGAAACAAGTTGTTAAAGTCGGCCAAGGAGTTGTTGGCTTTGGTAGAAACATCAGTGGGCTGTTCAAGCACGCAATCACTGTGGGAAAGCGGGTTAGAACTGAAACTAACATTGCTGCTGGGGCAGTTTCTGTAAGCTCTGCTGCTGTTGAACTTGCCTTGATGAAGCTTCCTGCATCGTCACATGCTACTGCAAGAATGTTGGTGATTGGTGCCGGCAAAATGGGAAAGCTTGTGATCAAACACTTGGTAGCAAAAGGTTGCACAAAGATGGTTGTTGTGAATAGGACTGAGGAGAGAGTGGCATCTATCCGCGAGGAGCTGCACGGTATTGAGATCATTTACAAGCCTCTTACAGAAATGCTTAACTGTGCAGCAGAGGCCGATGTGGTTTTTACTAGCACCGCATCTGAAACCCCATTATTTTTCAAAGAAGATGTGAAGGACCTTCCTGCTGTAGGTCCAGAGACTGGCGGTTTGAGGCTTTTTGTTGATATATCCGTCCCCCGGAACGTGAGTTCATGTGTTGCAGATGTTGATGGTGCTCGACTTTACAATGTTGATGACCTTAAGGAGGTTGTGGCTGCTAACAAAGAGGATCGTCTGCGGAAAGCAATGGAAGCTCAGGAAATTATCACTGAAGAGTCAAAACAATTTGAAGCTTGGAGGGATTCTTTGGAGACAGTACCTACCATCAAGAAATTAAGAGCTTATGCTGAAAGAATCAGAGCTGCAGAGCTCGACAAATGCTTATCAAAGATGGGCGACGACAtatcaaagaaaacaagaaaagccGTAGATGATCTTAGCCGAGGAATTGTGAACAAGCTCCTTCATGGTCCGATGCAGCACTTAAGATGCGATGGGAGTGATAGTCGAACTCTGAGTGAGACCCTTGAGAACATGCACGCTCTTAACAGAATGTTCAGCCTCGAGACAGAAATATCCGTATTGGAACAGAAAATTCGAGCTAAGGTGGAACAAACCCAGAAGTAAAGCTACAATGTCAAATTTCTTCCACGACACATCGACTTCCTCAAACTCGAATAAGGGGAAAACATCCTCACATTGTCATTTTCGTGTTCCTTCTGGTGTAATCTTCAACTCGATAGACATATTGTGTTGGTCCCGGCTGGGGGATCTTCCAATTCATTCACTGGTGAAAGACACCGTAACATGATTTTTCTGTGGGAGTTGTTTATATGTCTACCACCACATGTTCGTAAGTGGCTGTTCGGCTTTGTATCGAAATTATGAGATATCTGTAATACTGTCAATTCTTGTAATTAAAAGTCATTTGTGATGAATGTGTATTGTAATTCATAATTTGGCGAAATTATTGTCCTGTTGTCTCTCATTAGTGAAACACTGAAGGTTCCGATGAGGAGCCTTAGGTGATCACCTGGATAAAAGGTTCTAAAAACcgttaaagaaaaaataaaagtttactattttttgtttaagtgAAAGTCGTGACCTAGGCTCGTTAGGCAGGTGCCTGGGTAGGTCTAGGCGCAATTTCTTAATTCTCATACACCTAAGGTT includes:
- the LOC103441701 gene encoding glutamyl-tRNA reductase 1, chloroplastic-like, coding for MAMSTSFAGAKLEALLSLSSSLAATTSSRASTGSSLVGSVRPIRTRRLQIQRGVRCEVAASSDASTAVVQSVASNVSALEQLKTSASDRYTKERSSIVVIGLSIHTTPVEMREKLAIPEAEWPRAIGELCGLNHIEEAAVLSTCNRMEIYVVALSQHRGVKEVTEWMSKTSGVPVSELCQHRFLLYNNDATQHLFEVSAGLDSLVLGEGQILAQVKQVVKVGQGVVGFGRNISGLFKHAITVGKRVRTETNIAAGAVSVSSAAVELALMKLPASSHATARMLVIGAGKMGKLVIKHLVAKGCTKMVVVNRTEERVASIREELHGIEIIYKPLTEMLNCAAEADVVFTSTASETPLFFKEDVKDLPAVGPETGGLRLFVDISVPRNVSSCVADVDGARLYNVDDLKEVVAANKEDRLRKAMEAQEIITEESKQFEAWRDSLETVPTIKKLRAYAERIRAAELDKCLSKMGDDISKKTRKAVDDLSRGIVNKLLHGPMQHLRCDGSDSRTLSETLENMHALNRMFSLETEISVLEQKIRAKVEQTQK